TATTGTTACACGTGCACAAGCAAATACAATGGTAAAGATATTACACAAAGCTATTGATATATTGAAGATATATCGTTAGCATATTCTGTTACTAATAGAAAACATTAGAATCCAAGTAATCACTATTTGGTTATTAAGCATTTTTCCTTGCAATACGGCAATATATCTAGACGTTTTGTAAAACAACTTGTCCAAAATGGTTTTATACGAATACTCGCCAAGATATACTCACCATTGAACTTGGAAATGCTATATACTagtactttattttatgtttatattccTCAGTAAACAAAGGATATCAATACACCGCCAAGGGTTTATTTAAACGTCATGCGAATATTTTTATCGATTCATGGCTCAACCGTTTAGTTAACATGGCGATATGAACTAAAGTTGCTTTGTCACATCGTCCAGTATGGAATATATTGCATCCATTAAGGTAATATAATAAAAGGTCACTTTAAAAAAATGCGAATCGCTGACTGGAAGAGAAAACTACGTAGAAATAAATAATGTTCAGTTAATCGCTCTCTGATGTGGGTTAGATAGAGCTGTATCCTGGATGACCTTGCTTTGAAATACCCACAAGTCCTCCAGCAATGAACGCCAGCACCCCAGATACGATGGTTAAGATGAAACTCGCACTGAAAGATGATTTATGCTCCTTTTCCTCCACTCAAACACGATTACTGCTGTGATGAGCATAATACCTTAAATGATACAAAAGTTATTGTACATATGTCACATTTACGTATGTTACAAGTTTTAATATATCTTCGTTTCAGAAAAGTAATGAAGTATTTCCATCGATATTCCATTACCCTTTGTGTTTATTTCATCATAAATTTCAGTCAATTTCATGACCATTTGTATGCCCTCAGTAAGTGGTGGTCATGGAAGAGCATgttcaaaaaaaataatgtaatttgaAGTGATGTGCCACGATCTAGGTTCAGTTAGTAGGTAAAGTCATCACTTAAAGGCCTTTAGATACATTAATTACTTAGCCACGTGCCCTAAAAGATTGACTATGCTCTACCAAATATGGCAACaaatgtataaattaatcaagTGTTTTGTATTGTTCAAGGGGAAGGAAAActtatatcataaaatgatttatatgaAGCCATCGTGTAGCTATTAataacactgaaagaatttttaaatctTGACCATTATTGCAATATATAACagattgaaatttaagaaaatgtcaaatCATGGAGGCAGCAATTTTAGCGTCTTTATGACGTCATtcacatattgtttgaaatatattaatttctagaATTTCTTGAGTTTAAGATGTAAAGCATTATAATTCTTTTGTTCTAGttggaaattattttacaaaattaaggaAATGCAGTTCAAACAAATATCTGAGCATAATCTAATctgccattttattttatgttgttatggaaacaaaatggctgtcaTTTTGATCACATATTGAAATGTCCCTAAACTcttatttctttcttctttcacTGCCTTCAATGATTTTAGAAGACTTTATAGAACAGAATGGAATATTAACATTAATATTTAATAATCATCGCTGTTTTTCCATTTACGTATGTTGCCTCTGACCATGCTAAGAATTGGTGCGTGTAGGCAGTGCGTCCACCGAGTGAATATTATTCAGCACAATTTACAACACAAATACACAAGCATGGTTGCTCATTTTATGCTGTCTATGTTATATAAATAAtgctatatatataactaaatattCGATAAGCAAACCTCCGAGTAAAGCCGTGAAAACAGTGCCTTGCACATAACTTTGTGCGTTGGTTTTGTAATATAGACAGCCGAGGAGAGTACTCAGTGCCAAAACCCCATTTCCCAATAGCATCAAGGACTGGACCGCTTTCCACCAGTCTTTGTCTGTGTTAATACAAGCATCAACATTAAATTAGTATATATGTAACAGATAATGATACACTTTAATGTAAAACCTTTTAACTGTTAGCATGAATCAATAAATTAGCATACTATTCAATACATTTTAATATGATCTCTACTATAAGTGTTTTTTCATAATTCACTCcccaacataaataaatatattcctatgaaataaaatactacaAAACAGGAAATATTCGCGTCccttttattctttaatttgacacaCAAGACATTATTGAGAAATCACGATTTGAATCAGTTTATACTATCGGGTCGAGAAGTGGAAAACGGTGTCTTTTGGCATCCAACTGTAGTTTGCCACTTCACCAATGGGGTTACCCCTATGCAACTAGCCAAATGTCTAAGAACTGGTAACTGGGTCTTTTTGATTATAACTGCTTGGTGGGTCAAAattttatgtatacattttataggGACCCTTTAATTAACCAAATATGCAAGTGGGTCTCTTTGATATTAACTGATTGGtgggtcaaaattttatatacaaattttacaGGGACCTTTCAATTAACCAAATATATATAGATTTGACCCACCAATCAGTTATAATCAAAGAGACCAACTTACCGgttatacttatatatatataatcttcgATAACTTGTTTAATCTACAGTCGAGAGTGATTACTTttgctatgttttttttttttcggtttaacGTCACAGCGACACATTTTTATGTGATATTGCAAcattctagcttttgatggtgggggaagaccccagcaGCCTTTCTTGGCATTATATCATCACAggtaggcacctgggtagaaccaccgaccttctgcaaGCCTgttggatggctttctcacatgtatgaagaattctacgcccaaaACGAGGCTTCGATCCACATCGGTGAGGagtaagtgatttgaaatcagcggaCACTCGGACAGCAGGCTTCTGGGCACTGATTGAGGAAGGTGCATTATGAATGCATATTTGTGCTGTGAATTCTAATACATGCCAGTATCAATCTATATCATACTAATAACTATCTACAATCCCAGCTACAATCAAGTTAACCAtactttctgttttaaacattcgAGAAAATGTCGTAATTGATCAGTATACTATACGATTTCGTATATTTGGAATATATTTACTGTTATTTACTGTACAAATGTACTGAAGTACAATTAACAAATACGGTACTGTACAGTCTCCATTTCTCCATATAGAATCACTTTGAAAATGAAGCTAACTGGACAGAGTACTTTTCTCATGCATAGTGAAACAGCGATATTACTCAGTGATACGcctatgtcatatgatgtgtcaATTATTTTGTCATGCATTCTGATCAAAGATGTTAAATTTGTCGGCTTTTTAGTAAATGCTTACAAAATTAATAGACCTAGAAAACATCAAAACACATTGTCGAAAATTGCAAGCGAGACGAAAAAGCGCCACCGTTATCATCCGCTCATGTAACTTCTTTAATTCCGAACAAGGGCTAAATTTGCAAGATTTTGCTAAATTACGGTTGCATTGCGCCAACTTGAAGgcacatttatttgatattcatacAATTATAGCGTTTCAGTTGTATAGTATATGATGTACATCCGAAAAAAATACAACTGACGGAGGTGATAAATGTATCAGAGGTCAATATATTTCTCTGgttcaaaatatatcatattacaGACATGAACATGTCCAGCACTGTTTTTTTATACATGGTAAAAATGAATGAGTTAAAAACTGACTGTGAAGTATCACAGCTTTATTCACAGTCTTTCAGCCATGTGCAATGTGTTTAACGTCATTATGCATGAATTTCACAGACTGTTAATAGTAACAGCTTAATGTATACTTTTATGCAAAGTTCTTTTTCAATAATGTAGTAAATACTGTGCAATATTATGCGATTTTTTCTGCAGTGCCAGGTCATTCTTGTCAGTCAAAATTCACTTATTTATAGTCTATGTGATAAATGTCTATTACATACCtagatataaaatataacaaatatataacatacaaCACAAAGTATTACCAATTTGTGTATCATCACATGCGGACCCACTCGCAACTCAGTGATACGCCTAAATCATATGATGTGTCAATTATTCTGTCATGCGTTCTGATCAAAGATATCAAATTTGTCGGCTTTTTAGTAAACGCTTACAAAATTAATAGACCTAGCAAACATCAAAATACATTGACGAAAATTGCAAGCGAGACGAAACTGTTTTCATCTGCTTATGTAACTTCTTTACAAATACATAACATACAACATAAAGTATTACCAATTTGTGTATCAGCACATGCGGACCTACTCGCAacgattgttttatattttatgcatGTTCTCCATAATCCGATATTAAGTGTACCCTCTTGACCAAGGAAACTGCCATGTAGATATTCCCAGTACGGAATAGCTGTACTTATAATACCGATAATGGTAGCCGATAGACACGCCAGTATACCAACAATTAACACTTTACTCATCGCTgcttaaaatgaatatatataatactgatattcAGCACGTAAAAAGTTTATACAACGAAATCTATTAAGTGTTTGCGCTAAACAAAATTCTATAGAGctgaaatgaaattaataattttggAATAATGACTAACAGTAGATTACAAACAGCTTCACTGAATATGATAAGCCTGCATACATTCAGGTTGTCCTTCACTATTTACATACCAAAACTGTGTCACTTACATGAAACAAGGCTGGCTTTAATTAAAATCTTGAATAGTCAGTTTTGTGAAAAACAAGATCACCTTTCCTAAATGCTATCGTATTATACatagttttatttcaaaaatgcatACATATAGCCATGAATTGCAAATAATGTGTTACCTGTTTTGTATTTTCTTCGTCCTCTATGTTCATAATACAAATGGTACGTTATGAGATAAACATTGCTGAACAAAGAATAAGCGTAAAAATACACTAACCTTCTGCGTTATGTAATGGGCATCAAAAATTGTCGCAGTCGTTTAGAGATTTCTTCAAAGAAAAGAAAGACAATGTATTACGAAAGAAATGTACACTTTATTTTCAACATAATATAAAAGCGGTTAAGTTTTATCTCTACTTCAAACaaatatcaactgaacaaaaacacTACTTTAAAAATTTATAGTCGAACACTGATAAATGTTATTTATGAGCTTTGCGTAAAACACttaattttatgctaactgatgaaatattgtgttttatcagtgagatataatccatatcattCCGTGCATATCACTCACTCTAAATAATAGCTCTgtgacattgtgtataaatttttaattagaTCAGATACTACAAGTATGAATATTAATCCGATCAAAAGCAGCCGCTAACTCGGCATATTACCATTTCCGTAATTTTCGCCCAAAAATAGAATATATTATGGCTGAAAACTTTTCGTGAAATTTAAACTGTATCGCCAACCAAAAACAGATATCTAAAGCTAAAATAACAAATGGGCGTAATCCCATTTATGATAGTTTATAGTTTATCTAAGTCTATCCAATATACATGTCACAATTTTCTCAAtacacataataataattattattaaatcgCAAACACGGAGAAACGGTTGAAAGAATGTTAGGAAGAATGTCTCTAAACTGTCTTGTATTTGATTAAATATAACGAATGTATGTAACATGTTATTggtcattcaataaatgaattataagagacataaAATCAGTTAACATTCCTAGACTAATTACACAACATAAAAGACAGATTACCTTCACTAACCTTTATTtaaaaactgcaataaaataaGTACCAATAAGACACTGTGTCAGGATACTGGtcatatgacccagggaagtgcctacgcctttagtatcttgaacaatggtgtgggtccaatcgctaaggtgactatgtcttagactagctgacaaacgatgtagaatgtcctttgttaaaacgtagagctggtgagaccaaatatctcgtatatagaattttcctctggctaccttgcctaaatgattaaTGTACcagtgattcgtaaatgatttctattatgagctagacaatttcagggatcaggcaaatcactgtttcaaactaacaatcttcaattaaaaatgatagctcaaactcctataggctggagactctatactcgACTGgtatttttgttgaagttcccgtcagacaatgtctttgaatcaacaacatacgagtcctatcgcatagatgctcggcctctgtcctctcaaactctataagattgccctgactcctatcaactaccatataggtattatccccgatgccttggctgtacttcgccagtaatgttgaaccgtctataagctggaactctcctactctcagtagattacaaaactctgggtctctgtctcagctttccgatgctcagcctatatttgctatcgtctatagcattcaactacccttaaggtaaaactcctatgcgcagGCTCTATAGCTCGAaatcttgttgaaattctgcatctctt
The genomic region above belongs to Mercenaria mercenaria strain notata chromosome 12, MADL_Memer_1, whole genome shotgun sequence and contains:
- the LOC128547307 gene encoding uncharacterized protein LOC128547307, which encodes MSKVLIVGILACLSATIIGIISTAIPYWEYLHGSFLGQEGTLNIGLWRTCIKYKTIVASRSACADTQIDKDWWKAVQSLMLLGNGVLALSTLLGCLYYKTNAQSYVQGTVFTALLGGIMLITAVIVFEWRKRSINHLSVRVSS